From Topomyia yanbarensis strain Yona2022 chromosome 1, ASM3024719v1, whole genome shotgun sequence, one genomic window encodes:
- the LOC131684038 gene encoding uncharacterized protein LOC131684038 — protein sequence MTLYWWTHWFWITVCAVVLIECTPLSSIDAYPSKLSKLEENSNKSTYLKRAGPGSPFISSLPPMAAASSGLLGSPTNTGSPAAPTVNSIVSDEAFVPQHTQEDIDDTFPGGSLSGTDFGPNVVRYTRKDIGASSSTVSAVRSSSVVAGDVNTDSPISSSTPGPIAGGGRLKKNGTIFTRNEQNITTLKLKNYNRGTEKEDLKEAPRLPEHGTRLVETLMLTAVDNSTDAALLTLEHASEVELAIDDDEDGDHVNNATAVNIPEDSPDDNATFPVELEHVAPGVIALQSPASSSDSNSSFSSSSRGNTSISTDSSSIERDIPDSSHSDSSTSSVSVSASDRRIGKILSSDFRDFVSNGHNPNASSYISRAIAFSTQNLQEGIDDQDHPLEDDDYRRSSRSQQRLNVGAISGICLASLGLLSGLSAALIILYRRYLYINKPQTLSEPDSSGYIDDSTIRDNSDEMYSLDNDSFLNSLEAMTIQNYWTDNVKHTKL from the exons ATGACTCTGTACTGGTGGACACATTGGTTCTGGATCACCGTTTGCGCTG TGGTCCTCATCGAATGCACCCCGCTCAGCTCGATCGATGCCTACCCCAGCAAACTATCCAAGCTGGAAGAAAACAGCAACAAATCAACATATCTGAAACGAGCTGGTCCCGGATCTCCCTTCATATCATCCCTCCCGCCAATGGCAGCCGCTTCCAGTGGATTACTGGGTTCGCCCACGAACACCGGATCCCCGGCAGCTCCAACGGTGAACAGCATCGTTTCGGATGAGGCTTTCGTCCCCCAACACACGCAGGAAGATATCGATGACACCTTTCCCGGTGGTAGTTTGTCCGGTACAGACTTCGGGCCGAACGTGGTGAGGTACACGCGAAAAGATATCGGAGCAAGTAGCAGCACAGTTTCGGCAGTTAGAAGCTCCAGTGTGGTAGCTGGAGACGTTAATACGGACTCGCCGATATCGTCTTCGACGCCGGGACCGATTGCTGGTGGAGGACGGTTGAAAAAGAATGGAACTATTTTTACCCGGAACGAACAGAACATCACGACGTTGAAGTTGAAAAACTACAACCGAGGAACGGAAAAGGA GGATCTCAAGGAAGCGCCACGCCTTCCCGAACATGGCACTCGTCTGGTGGAAACCCTAATGCTGACGGCAGTTGACAACAGCACCGATGCGGCATTGCTAACCCTCGAGCATGCATCCGAGGTGGAGTTGGCTATCGATGACGACGAGGATGGCGACCACGTAAATAATGCCACCGCCGTCAACATTCCCGAGGATTCTCCCGATGATAACGCAACATTCCCAGTGGAACTGGAACACGTAGCGCCGGGTGTCATTGCCCTGCAATCACCGGCTTCGTCCAGTGATAGCAACAGTAGctttagtagtagtagtagaggTAACACTAGCATTAGTACCGATAGCAGTAGTATTGAGAGGGATATTCCTGACAGTAGCCATAGTGATAGTAGTACGAGTAGCGTTAGCGTTAGTGCGAGCGATCGGCGGATCGGTAAGATTCTTTCGTCGGATTTCCGAGACTTTGTCAGCAACGGGCACAATCCGAATGCTAGCAGTTACATCTCACGAGCTATTGCTTTCTCCACCCAGAACCTGCAGGAAGGAATTGACGATCAGGATCATCCGCTGGAGGATGATGATTACAGGCGAAGCTCCCGCAGTCAGCAGCGGTTAAATGTGGGTGCAATATCCGGGATTTGTCTAGCTTCGCTGGGGCTGCTTTCTGGACTGTCTGCCGCTTTGATTATCCTGTACCGGCGGTATCTGTACATTAATAAGCCCCAAACACTAAGCGAACCGGACTCGAGCGGGTACATTGACGACAGCACCATCCGGGATAATTCCGATGAAATGTACAGTCTGGATAATGACTCGTTCCTGAACTCGCTGGAAGCAATGACGATTCAAAACTATTGGACCGATAATGTGAAGCATACGAAGCTTTAA